A segment of the Sphingobacterium oryzagri genome:
CGCGCCTTGATCGTGCACATACCCTTGTAGCAAAACTTTTCTAAACGATGTGTCGTGTTCCGTCGGTATCATCCGATCTTTTGCAAAACGTTCCCGCGGATTATAGCCGGCAGTTTTCATGCCGATCGGCTGGTAGAGCAAAGTTTGCACGTAAGCATTCATCGGCACCTGCGTCTGCTGCTCGGCCACTTCTTTCATCACATACATGCTGATATCGCTATAAACGTAACTTCCAACAGGCTTAACTGCCGATTGCAGCATTTCGGGCCACATCACATTTCGATAATAATTCGTCAGCAAATACGCGCTATCAGCCACCGTAACGCTGTGTTTATCATCTTTGAATCGCTGAAGATCGCCCGGCTTTAATTTCTTATAAAAAGGAATAAACGGAGTAAAGCCCGCTTCGTGCAAAAGTACCGAGCGCAAGGTGATATCCTTTTTGTTCGTTGCGCGCGCGTCGGCAAGGTAATACCCCATCGTGCTATCCAGATGCAGCAATCCACGCTCGTATAAATGCATCACAACCGGTGTTGTTCCCGCGATTTTACTCACGGAAGCCAAGTCAAAAACATCGTCAATCGTTGTGGGTCGGCGCTTTGCATAAGTCGGCGAGCCGTAAGCTTTTTCGAAAATCACTTGACCATTTTTAACCGCCATCACCACCATACCCGGCGCTGCACGTTCGCGGATAGCTTCTGCCGCAATGGCATCTATTTTTTTGCTCATTTTAGCCAGATCGATCCCCGCGTTCCATCCATCTGTATACTGAATCCGCACCTGTTCCGTCTTTATTTTTCCTTCGGTAATTGCCATGCCACCGAAGATAGACATCGCTGCATAGCGCTGCGCCTGCTTATCTATCGCCGGATAGCGCAGCTCTGCCAATGAACCTTGCCAAGCCGCTGTTGACCATGTTTGACTGGCCGCCGCTTTACCAAAGCGAACCAATATGACGCGCTTTCTGAGCGCTAATGATTGCTTTATCTTCAGCAAAAGATCGGTTCGCAGTTCGTCATCGGTACCTGCAACAATTAGCGTACTGGCCTCTTTTGTCTGCTTATCAAATTGCGTAAAATCAGCAACCTTTATATCCGCGTAGCGACCAAGCATATCAATAAAGGAGCGATATCGAGCAGCCGAAGGTGTAACAACGGTGATGTTTGCCGCTGCTAAACGGTTCAACGGAATTTCGGAAGATGCGTTTTTTAGCAAGACCGCACGATTGACCACCGTTTGTTTAAACTGTCCGAAAAGCACCGTATTGCTTGTAAGAAGCACGAATAAAACACTTAAATACAAAATTTTTATGTTCATGGATTAGGAAAAATGAATTTTAAGATTAGTATTCATAAGTAAATGTATAAATAAAACGCAACAATATGCAGCCAGCATGGTAACAAATTCGTATGCAGGATGAGGCAGTTGGCGCGCTCTTTTATACAACATCCTGTTCGCATTTTCGTTTGGATAAACCTCGCCTGTATTGCATATCAGGTCAATTTTAGCTAAGTTTGAACTATGCCGGAAGTAGTCGATAGCAAAACCGTTTTTTCTCTTTTGGAGGTGTCGCGCAGTATACAAAAAACTATTGCAGATCGCTACAAAAGCCTGTATTGGATCAAGGCAGAGATGAACAAGCTCAACCACTACACACATTCCGGCCATTGCTATCCGGAACTGGTCGAAAAGAAAGACGGCAAAATTGTCGCGGAGATGCGGTCCACGCTATGGAAAGCTGATTTTCAGCGTATCAACCAGCAGTTTCTGCGCCTGCTGCAAGAGCCACTGCGCGAGGGCATCACAATGCTCTTCCAGGCAGCCATCAGCTACGATCCGCTCTATGGATTTGGGTTGAAGATCGTCGATATTGACCCTACATTTGTGCTGGGCGAACTGGAGAAAGAAAAGCGCGATAGTATCTTAAATCTTCAAATGGAAGGTTTGTTTGATGCTAATAAGAAACGACCGTTCCCCATTCTTCCCAAGCGGCTGGCTATCGTTTCTGTAGAAACCAGCAAAGGCCTTTCTGATTTTTTCAAAATCATTCGGCAAAACCCCTGGGGCTACCGATTTGAATACAGCCTCTTTCCCGCATTGTTACAGGGCGACAAATCCATTCCATCAATCATTAAACAATTGGCCGTCGTTGCCGAGCGACTGGAAGACTTTGATGCCGTTGCAATTATCCGGGGCGGCGGCGGCGAGGTCGGCTTATCATCTTACAACAACTATCAGTTAGCAAAAGCAATCGCTATATTTCCGATTCCCGTATTAACGGGTATTGGACACTCGACTAACGAAACGGTTAGCGAAATGGTGGCTTACAAAAACGCCATAACACCGAGTGAGTTGGCCGATTTTCTTATCCAAAAGTTTCATCAATTTGCGATTCCAGTTGATGAAGCCCAGCGGCGTATAATCGACGCCACCAAGCGCCGCTTTCAGCAAGAAGAACGAACGCTACAGCAGTTTTCGCAGGCTATCTCCTGGAGCAGCAAAGCCATCTTGGCAAACCAAACACATCGATTATCTACAGCACAAACGCAGTTAAAGCTGTTTAGCGCGCAGCTACTAAAAGACAAACATAAGGAGCTAAACGCTTTCACACGCCTAATCAATCTTGCCGATCCCAAACAATTGTTAAAACGCGGGTTTAGCATCAGCCGGGTAAATGGAAAAGCGGTCACCGATGCCCATTTGCTAGAAGCAGGCGACGAAATGGAAACTTTGCTCTACAAGGGCAGCATACATAGTAAAGTGATCAAATAACGAGATATTATGGATAATTCATACGGCTACGAAGACGCCTTTCAGGAACTGCAAGCCATCGTCAACGACATTGAATCAGGAGAAACCAATGTGGATGAGCTTACCGAAAAAATACAGCGTGCTGCGGCTTTGATTGCCATTTGCAAAGCCAAATTGACGGCTTCGGAGGCGGAAGTCGACAAGTTGCTTGCGAAGCTTACTGCCGACGACGATATGCCTGCAGACAACCATACGCAGGAAGAAGAATAGCGCAAAAGCTGCACGTGCCACACACCCAAAGTTCCCGGCAAAAACTGCGCCTACTATCCTGCGTGATATTATCATGCAAACGCCACAAAGCTTCCAAGGGTTATTTCAGGACCGCTAAAAAAGAACTATAATCTGATAAAAACGTTACCTTTGTAAGTTATGTCAAATATATCCGAGCAAAACGCAAAATCCTTTATCCAAATCAAAGGAGCGCGAGTAAATAATCTGAAAAACGTCGATGTAAACATTCCCAAAAACAAGCTGATTGTTATTACGGGAATGTCTGGTTCGGGAAAATCTTCCTTAGCCTTTGACACGCTTTATGCGGAGGGGCAGCGCCGGTATGTAGAAAGCTTATCGTCCTACGCGCGGCAGTTTATGGGCCGCATGAACAAACCGGAGGTAGACTATATTAAAGGTATTGCGCCCGCGATTGCTATCGAGCAGCGTGTCATCACGTCCAATCCGCGCTCGACGGTTGGAACATCGACCGAGATTTACGACTATTTGAAATTGTTGTATGCGCGCATCGGAAAAACAATTTCGCCAATTTCTGGCAAGGTTGTCACCAAAGACACGGTCTCTTCGATTATCGATTCGTTGATGACCTATTCGGAAGACACCACCATCACGATTTTTGCCAGCTTACATCCTGTAAACAAACGCAAGCTGAAAGAAGAGCTTTCCCTGCTTTTACAAAAAGGCTTTGTACGCATTTTGTTTGAAGAGAAGATTCAAAAAATTGAAAGCGTTATCGACGATAAATCGGTGAAAAACCGCGATTTTAAAGCGGATGAGTTGCAAATCGTCGTTGACCGTATCAAGCTGGATAAACAGGATGAAACTTACAGCCGCATAGCCGATTCGCTACAGACTGCATTTTTCGAAGGCAAGGGCGAATGTTTTATTGATATTGACGGAGATAAAAAACATTACTCAGATAAATTTGAGCTGGACGGTATCACCTTTGAAGAACCGACGCCTAATTTTTTCAGCTTTAACAATCCATACGGTGCGTGCAAGCGTTGCGAAGGATATGGCAAAGTGATTGGTATTGACGCGGATCTGGTTGTGCCGGACAAAAGCAAATCTGTCTACGACGGCGCGATCGCGCCTTGGCGTGGCGAGAAAATGGGCGAATGGCTGGATCGTTTAGTGCGCACGGCGCTGAAGTTTGATTTCCCCATCCATCGCGCTTATGGCGATTTAACCAAGCAACAACAACAATTGCTCTGGACAGGCAATAAATATTTCACGGGGCTGAACCAATTTTTTGAAGAATTGGAGACACAGACCTACAAGATACAATACCGCGTGATGCTTTCGCGCTACCGCGGCAAAACCGACTGCCCTGATTGTAAGGGCTCTCGTTTACGCAAAGATGCCACCTATGTCAAAGTAGGTGGCAAGTCGATCACTGATATCGTTTTGCTCCCGCTGGATGAAGCCCTGACTTTTTTCAATACGTTGGAGCTTAACAAGCATGAGTTGATTATTGCGAAACGATTACTTGCTGAAATTGTGAACAGGATCCAATTTCTCTGTGATGTGGGATTAAGCTATCTTACCTTGAACCGCTTGAGCAATAGCCTCTCTGGAGGCGAATCGCAGCGTATCAATCTGGCAACATCTTTAGGCAGTTCACTCGTTGGGTCTATTTATGTATTGGATGAACCGAGCATTGGGCTTCACCCGCGTGATACGCAACGTTTGATCGGCGTTTTAAAGTCGTTGCGCGATGTAGGCAACACCGTTATCGTGGTCGAGCACGAGCAAGAAATGATGGAAGCCGCCGATTACCTGGTAGATATTGGTCCAGAAGCCGGTATTAACGGCGGAAAGCTGGTTTTCGCAGGAACATATAGTGAAATATTGGCCGATAAGACGAGTCTAACCGGACAATATTTAAATGGCGAGCTTAGCATCCCGACACCGGAAAAGCGACGTACATGGCGCGATTCCATTGTGGTAAAAGGTGCGCGAGAAAACAACCTTCAAGGTGTTGATGTGGCTTTTCCATTGCATGTTTTCACCGTTGTTACCGGTGTTTCCGGTTCGGGAAAAACTTCACTGGTCAAACGCGTGCTCTACCCTGCTTTGCAAAAAGCGATTGGCAATTACTCAGGCGAACAGACCGGACTTTTCGATGCGTTAGAAGGCGACATCGAAAAGGTTGAGCAAATTGAAATGATTGATCAAAATCCTATTGGCCGGTCATCGCGGTCTAATCCGGTAACGTATGTTAAAGGTTGGGATGAGATACGGGCTGTTTATGCAGGCATGCCTGCGGCCAAAGCTGCTGGATTAAAACCTGCGGCCTTCTCGTTCAATGTGGAAGGCGGGCGATGCGATGTGTGCCAAGGCGATGGTGAAGTAAAAATTGAAATGCAATTTATGGCCGACATTGTGCTTCCCTGTGAGGCATGTGGCGGCAAGAGATTTAAGCAACATGTGCTTGACGTAGATTATAAAGGCAAATCGGTTGCTGATGTGCTGGATCTTAGTGTGGATGAAGCTATTGAATTCTTTGCTGACCAACCGAAAATCATTGCGAAGATTAAGCCTTTGCAAGATGTAGGATTGGGCTATGTAAAATTAGGTCAGCCATCCAGCACCTTATCTGGTGGAGAAGCGCAACGGATCAAACTTGCTTCATTCCTCATCAAAGGAAATAACAGCAAGAAAACCTTGTTTATTTTTGATGAGCCGACCACGGGATTACACTTTCACGATATCCATAAACTGCTCAAAGCTTTTGACGCACTAATTGCGCTGGGCAACAGTATTTTGGTCATCGAGCACAATATGGAAATGATTAAAACGGCCGATTGGGTGATTGATATTGGCCCGGAAGGCGGCAACAAAGGTGGTAAAGTGGTATTTGAAGGAACGCCTGAAGACTTGATTGCTTGTAACGAATCTTATACAGGGAAGTTTCTAAAAAATCACCTACATTTAGCGACTCGTTCTTAAAAAACTAAGTTAGTATGTGGAAATCATTCTTTACAGGCCTCTTGAGCGCGGCACTTGCCTTACCAACCTTTGCGCAGCCTGCAAGACCAAAGTTAGTTGTCGGCCTGATGGTCGACCAAATGCGATGGGACTACCTTTATCGCTTTGCAGATCGCTACGGAAACGATGGCTTTAACCGTCTGCTAAACGATGGCTTTTCTTGCGAAAATACCATCATCAACTATATCCCTACGTATACCGCAATCGGTCATAGCTCGGTTTATACCGGTTCGGTGCCGGCCATTCATGGCATTGCGGGAAACGACTGGATCATCCAGGCGACTGGAGAATCTATGTATTGCACGCAAGACAATAATGTGCAGGGCGTAGGTACATCGGAAAAAGAAGGTCAGCAAAGCCCACGAAATCTCCTGGCATCTACCGTAACCGACCAGCTTAAGCTGGCTAGTAATTTTAAATCAAAAGTTGTCGGCGTGGCGATTAAAGATCGCGGCGGTATTCTGCCGGCCGGGCATTTTGCCGATGCTGCTTATTGGTTTGAAAGCAAGTCGGGCGATTGGATTTCCAGCACATTTTACATGAAAGATCTTCCTTCATGGGTAACGAAATTCAATCAGCAAAAACTGGCTGAAAAATACTTAAAACAAGATTGGAATACGCTTTACCCCATCGAGACGTATACACGTAATAGCATCGCAGATGACAATCCATATGAAGGAAAATGGGCGGGAGAAGCAAGCCCAACATTCCCGAGAAAAACCTCGGAGCTGATGAAAGATGCGGGTTATGAACTGATCAAGACCACGCCACAAGGCAACACCTTTACGTTGGATTTTGCCAAGGCAGCTATCGAACATGAGCAGTTAGGAAAAAACCCGACCAACAATACCGACTTTTTGTGTGTAAGCCTGTCGGCAACAGATTATGTCGGGCACCGCTACTCCTTATCTGCAGTAGAAATTGAAGACACTTATTTGCGCCTGGATCGCGATATTGCCAACTTTTTAGCTTACCTGGATAAAACCGTAGGAAAAGACAATTACACCATCTTTTTGACGGCAGACCACGCTGCCTCATACAACCCGATGTACTACACCGACGAAAAAGGCAACGGTGGCTATCTATTCGATCGGCAAATCCGACGAAATCTCAACGAAAGTCTGGCGGCTGAATTTGGAAGCGATAAATTGGTGCGTAGCTTAATGAACTACCAGGTGCACCTGAATTATCCCGAGATTGATTCGCTTAAGCTGGATGTGGAAAAAGTAAAAGCAAACATCATTAAAACACTCAAAAAGGAAGAGGGCATTGCTTTTGTTGTCGATATGGAAGGCAACCAAAATATGTTTATTCCAGCGCCAATTCGCGAAAAGATTATCAATGGTTATAACCGTAAAAATAGCGGTGCCATTCAGATTATCGCCGAGCCGCAGTGGTATTCTGGTTCGCCACGTGGCACGGGTACTACGCATGGTGTTTGGACGGCTTACGACTCGCATATTCCGTTAGTTTTTATGGGCTGGGGAATCAAGCATGGCGTGACTAACAAAGAGGTGCATATCGTGGATATCGCCCCAACTATATCGGCATTATTGCACGTGATGGAACCCAATGGTAATATCGGAAAACCGATTGTTGAGGTCTTAGGACAATAGTTTCAGGAGCAAACTAATTTCCGTACCTTTGCAACAATAGCATTATTCGATTAAAGGAAAACGTATGCTTTCAAAGAAAACAAAATACGCCATCAAGGCACTAATGGTTTTAGGACGTAATTATGGAAAAGAGCCCATGCAAATCATCAAAATTGCAGAGGAAGAGCGTATTCCAAAAAAATTCCTGGAGCAGATTCTTTTGGAGATGCGTAATGCAGGTATCTTGTACTCCAAGAAAGGTGCTGGCGGCGGATACAGTTTAAACAAGGCGCCTGAGGATATCTTTTTATCGCAGGTGATGCGCTTGATTGACGGCCCGATAGCGCTTTTGCCCTGCGTGAGCCTAAACTTTTACCGGTCTTGTGAAGAATGTGTAGAAGAGCATGCCTGCGGCATACGTGATACGTTTGTAGAAGTCCGAAATGCCATGTTGCAAATTCTGAACGATACCAGTATTGCCCAATTGATTAACAAAGAGAAGCAGCTTTCTTTCGATCTGGAAAGCTAGTATAAAAAAGGGCTTTGGTTTAATATCCAAAGCCCTTTTTTTATGTTATTGCGCTATTACAATTCGGCCATCAGATTTTCAAAGGCCATTCCCCGGGAAGCTTTCAGTAAAATGGTACTATCCACAATAGGTTGCGCAACAAGCGCTTCTCTTGCTGCTGCCGTCGTCTCGTAAAATTCAACCGTGTCAGTACGATGCGCAAAAAAGGCCTTACCAACAAAGATCGTCCGCACGGTAGGAATCTGTAGCGCCGCCGCCACCAGTTTCTTGTGCTCGGCAAAGCTTTCCTCACCCATTTCAAACATATCCCCTAAAATGATCGCTTTTTGCGTTGCTTCGATCACGGCGATATTATCTAATGCGGCTGCCATACTGCTTGCATTGGCGTTGTAATAATCGGCGATCACTACATTCTTCGCCGTACGAGCAATTTGTGAGCGATTATTGGTTGGCGTGTACGCGCTAATACCTTCATTGATTAAACGTGTTGTTAATCCAAAAAAATGCCCAACGCCCGCCGCCGCCAAGATATTTTCCGTATTGTACGAACCGGTCAGCTGGGTGGCTATCGTTTCAAAAGAAGATTCGTTTTGCAAGCGCCACGCGACTGTTAATAGCGGATTGGCCGAAACCAGTTTGCCAACAATGGCGTTGCTATCCGAAAAACCATAGCGCACAACCTGCTTAATCGCACGCTGTTGTTCCATTTCTACTAAGTAGGCATTATCGCCTTGCAAGAAGAGCACACCTTCATGTGCTTTCAAGTAATCATACAACTCACCTTTGGCGATCTTAACCCCGTCAAATGAGCCGAAACCTTCTAAATGTGCTTTACCAACATTGGTAATCAGCCCATGTGTAGGAGCCGCAATAGCCGATAAAAAAGCAATTTCACCTTGATGGTTCGCGCCCATCTCGATGATGGCGATCTCAATGGTATCATCAATAGCCAATATACTAAGCGGTACGCCAATATGGTTATTGAGATTTCCTTTGGTAGCAAATGTTTTATATTGGGTTGATAGCACGGCATACAACAGCTCTTTAGTTGTTGTCTTGCCATTCGTACCTGTAATGCCGATGATGGGGATAGTCAATTGTTGACGATGGTAAGTGGCAAGTGCTTGTAACGTGGACAACACATCATCTACCAGAATATACCGATCATCAATGGCGTAGGCAACTTCATCGATTATCGCGAAGCGCGCGCCGGCATCCAGCGCCTGCGCAGCAAATTGATTGGCATTGAACTTTTCGCCCTTAAGCGCAAAAAAAAGACTGTTGGTTATGATATTTCGCGTATCTGTGGAAATGAAAGGCGATTCCTTATAAAGTTGATACAGTTGTTCTATTGTCATCGTAACACATTTTAAACAAAAGTAATCATCAAGCGGCTAAAAAAGGTAGAAAAAGTAAACATCGCTAACGAGATACAAGGGTACAGCTACATACTACGCAAAAACCGCTTCCCGACATACGCAAAACGTTTATCAGGAAGCGGCTGAACAGTGTCGCGAAAAAAACGCCTACTTATTTTAGCTTAAACGCCTTTACACTATTGTTGTTGAATGTTGGGATGTACACCGTATTGGTTTGCGGATGAAAACCCAGATCGGCCGTATTCATTTTGCCACGCACATCCATCAACTTATCAAATGAGCCGTCGGCTTTCACATGATACACGAGTCCGCCCCAGCAAGTCACCAAAAATTCGTTTTTACCCAGTGGCTCTAAACCATCTCCTCCCAATTCAAATCCTTTAGCCACAATAGTGCTTTTCTTATTTTTATCAATTTTCCACAGCTCAGGACCGACAAGTGCATATAAATTGCCGTTCGTAAACTTAAGTCCATTTACTGACGGTGTATTTTCTAAATAAACCTCCGGCTTATTATTGCGCATTTGATAGATCTTCCCTGCACGTGTGTCGGAAACATAGACCACGCCATTATTATCTATCGTCACATCGTTTAGCATTACAGCACCAGGAAATTCTATTTTATCGATTTCATTGCCTGTCACCATATCAATTTTAGATACAGAAGTGATATCTGCAACATACAGTATATCATCGTATAGTGCCAGTCCTTTGGGCGCATCCATACCCGTAATCCAGTCTTTAGCTTTTATCGAGCCATCCATATTCAAGATTGCCACGCCTCCTTTTCCATCTTTACCCATCGCGTCGCCGTCAATCAAGGAAACATACAAAACGTTGTTGCTTGGTGAAAATAAAACCGATTCCGGCGTCGGGAGATCTTTTGTTTCCCAAAGCTCGGTGAGTTGACGTTGCCCAAAAGCAGCGCTCATTAAACTTGCCCCCAAGGCGATAAAAAGTAGTCGTTTCATCTGTATATAGTTTATAACATGAGCAAAAGCTCGGTTTACGAATCGTGGATTAACCAGTATGAAGAAAAAGCCTTTCGCCTTCAAATATATGTCAATATAACAATTATGTCGCAAACAAGCGAATAACAAACTATAGTGCAGATTGTTTAGACTTCATCTTTTTGGATCCATTTAGGCACCAAAGGCGCGTCGTAGCGTTCCATTTTATCCAGCAATTCATCGATGGTATCGGCGACAAGCAACATGTCTCTATTTTCTTGCCGCAGCAGTCCTTCATTCACCATATGCTCAACAAAACGAATCAAATGATCGTAATATCCGTTGGTATTCAGTAGACCAACAGGTTTGCGGTGTAAGCCCAGCTGTC
Coding sequences within it:
- a CDS encoding serine hydrolase domain-containing protein yields the protein MNIKILYLSVLFVLLTSNTVLFGQFKQTVVNRAVLLKNASSEIPLNRLAAANITVVTPSAARYRSFIDMLGRYADIKVADFTQFDKQTKEASTLIVAGTDDELRTDLLLKIKQSLALRKRVILVRFGKAAASQTWSTAAWQGSLAELRYPAIDKQAQRYAAMSIFGGMAITEGKIKTEQVRIQYTDGWNAGIDLAKMSKKIDAIAAEAIRERAAPGMVVMAVKNGQVIFEKAYGSPTYAKRRPTTIDDVFDLASVSKIAGTTPVVMHLYERGLLHLDSTMGYYLADARATNKKDITLRSVLLHEAGFTPFIPFYKKLKPGDLQRFKDDKHSVTVADSAYLLTNYYRNVMWPEMLQSAVKPVGSYVYSDISMYVMKEVAEQQTQVPMNAYVQTLLYQPIGMKTAGYNPRERFAKDRMIPTEHDTSFRKVLLQGYVHDQGAAMAAGVAGHAGLFSSANDLAIYGQLLLNRGTYGGERYFKPETVDLFTSKQSKTSRRGLGFDRYDPDVKKGYPSTLANPSVYGHTGYTGTCIWIDPKNQLIYIFLSNRVHPQVSNTLLDLNIRSRIQDAIYESIQEKR
- the xseA gene encoding exodeoxyribonuclease VII large subunit is translated as MPEVVDSKTVFSLLEVSRSIQKTIADRYKSLYWIKAEMNKLNHYTHSGHCYPELVEKKDGKIVAEMRSTLWKADFQRINQQFLRLLQEPLREGITMLFQAAISYDPLYGFGLKIVDIDPTFVLGELEKEKRDSILNLQMEGLFDANKKRPFPILPKRLAIVSVETSKGLSDFFKIIRQNPWGYRFEYSLFPALLQGDKSIPSIIKQLAVVAERLEDFDAVAIIRGGGGEVGLSSYNNYQLAKAIAIFPIPVLTGIGHSTNETVSEMVAYKNAITPSELADFLIQKFHQFAIPVDEAQRRIIDATKRRFQQEERTLQQFSQAISWSSKAILANQTHRLSTAQTQLKLFSAQLLKDKHKELNAFTRLINLADPKQLLKRGFSISRVNGKAVTDAHLLEAGDEMETLLYKGSIHSKVIK
- the xseB gene encoding exodeoxyribonuclease VII small subunit, which translates into the protein MDNSYGYEDAFQELQAIVNDIESGETNVDELTEKIQRAAALIAICKAKLTASEAEVDKLLAKLTADDDMPADNHTQEEE
- the uvrA gene encoding excinuclease ABC subunit UvrA codes for the protein MSNISEQNAKSFIQIKGARVNNLKNVDVNIPKNKLIVITGMSGSGKSSLAFDTLYAEGQRRYVESLSSYARQFMGRMNKPEVDYIKGIAPAIAIEQRVITSNPRSTVGTSTEIYDYLKLLYARIGKTISPISGKVVTKDTVSSIIDSLMTYSEDTTITIFASLHPVNKRKLKEELSLLLQKGFVRILFEEKIQKIESVIDDKSVKNRDFKADELQIVVDRIKLDKQDETYSRIADSLQTAFFEGKGECFIDIDGDKKHYSDKFELDGITFEEPTPNFFSFNNPYGACKRCEGYGKVIGIDADLVVPDKSKSVYDGAIAPWRGEKMGEWLDRLVRTALKFDFPIHRAYGDLTKQQQQLLWTGNKYFTGLNQFFEELETQTYKIQYRVMLSRYRGKTDCPDCKGSRLRKDATYVKVGGKSITDIVLLPLDEALTFFNTLELNKHELIIAKRLLAEIVNRIQFLCDVGLSYLTLNRLSNSLSGGESQRINLATSLGSSLVGSIYVLDEPSIGLHPRDTQRLIGVLKSLRDVGNTVIVVEHEQEMMEAADYLVDIGPEAGINGGKLVFAGTYSEILADKTSLTGQYLNGELSIPTPEKRRTWRDSIVVKGARENNLQGVDVAFPLHVFTVVTGVSGSGKTSLVKRVLYPALQKAIGNYSGEQTGLFDALEGDIEKVEQIEMIDQNPIGRSSRSNPVTYVKGWDEIRAVYAGMPAAKAAGLKPAAFSFNVEGGRCDVCQGDGEVKIEMQFMADIVLPCEACGGKRFKQHVLDVDYKGKSVADVLDLSVDEAIEFFADQPKIIAKIKPLQDVGLGYVKLGQPSSTLSGGEAQRIKLASFLIKGNNSKKTLFIFDEPTTGLHFHDIHKLLKAFDALIALGNSILVIEHNMEMIKTADWVIDIGPEGGNKGGKVVFEGTPEDLIACNESYTGKFLKNHLHLATRS
- the pafA gene encoding alkaline phosphatase PafA, with the protein product MWKSFFTGLLSAALALPTFAQPARPKLVVGLMVDQMRWDYLYRFADRYGNDGFNRLLNDGFSCENTIINYIPTYTAIGHSSVYTGSVPAIHGIAGNDWIIQATGESMYCTQDNNVQGVGTSEKEGQQSPRNLLASTVTDQLKLASNFKSKVVGVAIKDRGGILPAGHFADAAYWFESKSGDWISSTFYMKDLPSWVTKFNQQKLAEKYLKQDWNTLYPIETYTRNSIADDNPYEGKWAGEASPTFPRKTSELMKDAGYELIKTTPQGNTFTLDFAKAAIEHEQLGKNPTNNTDFLCVSLSATDYVGHRYSLSAVEIEDTYLRLDRDIANFLAYLDKTVGKDNYTIFLTADHAASYNPMYYTDEKGNGGYLFDRQIRRNLNESLAAEFGSDKLVRSLMNYQVHLNYPEIDSLKLDVEKVKANIIKTLKKEEGIAFVVDMEGNQNMFIPAPIREKIINGYNRKNSGAIQIIAEPQWYSGSPRGTGTTHGVWTAYDSHIPLVFMGWGIKHGVTNKEVHIVDIAPTISALLHVMEPNGNIGKPIVEVLGQ
- a CDS encoding RrF2 family transcriptional regulator, with amino-acid sequence MLSKKTKYAIKALMVLGRNYGKEPMQIIKIAEEERIPKKFLEQILLEMRNAGILYSKKGAGGGYSLNKAPEDIFLSQVMRLIDGPIALLPCVSLNFYRSCEECVEEHACGIRDTFVEVRNAMLQILNDTSIAQLINKEKQLSFDLES
- a CDS encoding UDP-N-acetylmuramoyl-tripeptide--D-alanyl-D-alanine ligase, whose amino-acid sequence is MTIEQLYQLYKESPFISTDTRNIITNSLFFALKGEKFNANQFAAQALDAGARFAIIDEVAYAIDDRYILVDDVLSTLQALATYHRQQLTIPIIGITGTNGKTTTKELLYAVLSTQYKTFATKGNLNNHIGVPLSILAIDDTIEIAIIEMGANHQGEIAFLSAIAAPTHGLITNVGKAHLEGFGSFDGVKIAKGELYDYLKAHEGVLFLQGDNAYLVEMEQQRAIKQVVRYGFSDSNAIVGKLVSANPLLTVAWRLQNESSFETIATQLTGSYNTENILAAAGVGHFFGLTTRLINEGISAYTPTNNRSQIARTAKNVVIADYYNANASSMAAALDNIAVIEATQKAIILGDMFEMGEESFAEHKKLVAAALQIPTVRTIFVGKAFFAHRTDTVEFYETTAAAREALVAQPIVDSTILLKASRGMAFENLMAEL
- a CDS encoding ATP-binding protein, producing MKRLLFIALGASLMSAAFGQRQLTELWETKDLPTPESVLFSPSNNVLYVSLIDGDAMGKDGKGGVAILNMDGSIKAKDWITGMDAPKGLALYDDILYVADITSVSKIDMVTGNEIDKIEFPGAVMLNDVTIDNNGVVYVSDTRAGKIYQMRNNKPEVYLENTPSVNGLKFTNGNLYALVGPELWKIDKNKKSTIVAKGFELGGDGLEPLGKNEFLVTCWGGLVYHVKADGSFDKLMDVRGKMNTADLGFHPQTNTVYIPTFNNNSVKAFKLK